The proteins below are encoded in one region of Juglans microcarpa x Juglans regia isolate MS1-56 chromosome 4D, Jm3101_v1.0, whole genome shotgun sequence:
- the LOC121261600 gene encoding uncharacterized protein At1g28695-like, whose protein sequence is MDNFNDRLFRTVIFCLLLIGLLNIVFIDTPTGSKPVLFSLRYRLRQPSHEICYSRSTSHRDELEAALSKASMGKKSTTVIIAIVNKGYIDQGEKPMLDMFLDSFWVGEGTRELINRLLLVAVDERSFERCKFLRLHCYKLELILDEGAMDSNGEKLYMSNDFIKMMWRRTLFLGDVLKRGYSFIFTDTDVMWLRNPFPRLSQNESIDLQISTDRFNGDEQSEANQQINTGFYMIRSNNKTISLFDAWYARKNSSEGLKEQDVLLNMMRAGVFRELGLELRFLDTNYFSGFCEDSKDFRAVTTVHANCCRTIVAKVADLMAVVHDWKMFKRSSSTNQTSTPRSWTNHKACRDSWK, encoded by the exons ATGGATAACTTCAACGATCGACTCTTCCGTACGGTCATATTCTGCCTTTTGTTAATCGGTTTACTCAATATTGTATTCATCGACACCCCCACCGGCTCAAAGCCAGTACTCTTTTCGTTACGATATCGCCTACGTCAACCCTCTCATGAGATA TGTTACAGTAGGAGTACCAGCCACAGAGATGAACTTGAAGCAGCTTTGTCTAAGGCTTCCATGGGGAAGAAGAGTACTACTGTAATAATCGCAATTGTCAACAAGGGTTACATAGATCAGGGCGAAAAGCCAATGCTTGACATGTTTTTGGATAGCTTTTGGGTCGGGGAAGGCACCAGGGAATTGATAAATCGTCTTTTGCTAGTTGCGGTTGATGAGAGGTCCTTTGAAAGGTGCAAGTTTCTTCGGCTTCATTGCTACAAGCTTGAATTAATATTGGACGAGGGCGCCATGGATTCTAATGGTGAGAAGCTGTACATGTCTAATGATTTTATCAAGATGATGTGGAGGAGAACCCTCTTTCTGGGAGACGTACTCAAGCGGGGTTACAGCTTCATATTCACA gACACTGATGTAATGTGGCTAAGGAACCCATTTCCAAGGCTGAGCCAAAACGAAAGTATAGATCTTCAAATCAGCACCGATCGATTCAACGGAGATGAACAGTCGGAAGCCAACCAACAAATCAACACTGGCTTCTACATGATCAGATCCAACAACAAGACCATCTCTTTATTTGATGCATGGTACGCCAGGAAAAATAGCtctgagggattaaaagagcaagatgttttattaaacaTGATGCGTGCCGGCGTCTTCAGAGAGCTCGGCCTTGAATTAAGGTTCTTGGACACCAACTATTTCAGTGGGTTCTGTGAAGATAGCAAGGACTTCCGAGCCGTTACCACCGTTCATGCCAATTGCTGCCGTACCATTGTTGCCAAGGTGGCAGATCTGATGGCTGTTGTTCATGATTGGAAAATGTTCAAGAGGTCATCATCTACCAATCAGACTTCGACACCTAGATCATGGACGAATCACAAAGCTTGTAGAGATTCGTGGAAATAA
- the LOC121260609 gene encoding putative pectinesterase 63 — MVGKRTSCVAVHAALMTVLLIAISVVSDDATPIPADKAQLNTWFDNNVKPYTQSKGTLDPALVKAEEGVQVIKVRRKGGANFKTITDAINSIPAGNTRRVIIYIGHGVYKEKITIDPSKPFVTLYGSPNSMPTLTYDGTAAQYGTVDSATLIVQSDYFVAANIIIANSSPRPDGRRKGAQASALRISGDKAAFHNCKIKGFQDTICDDRGKHFFKDCYIEGTVDFIFGSGTSLYMNTALNVLGDGGFTVITAQARESADETGYSFVHCSVIGTGIGTYLGRAWMNRPRVIYAYTIMSGVVSPVGWSDNFHKERDGTVFYGEYKNSGPGASVSGRAEYTKQLNEAEAQPFISLGFIQGSSWLLPPPKALV, encoded by the exons ATGGTCGGTAAAAGGACATCATGCGTCGCCGTCCATGCGGCTCTAATGACAGTTCTTCTCATTGCTATATCTGTCGTCTCGGATGATGCAACGCCAATACCTGCCGACAAGGCCCAACTAAATACCTGGTTCGACAACAATGTCAAGCCGTACACGCAAAGCAAGGGTACTCTAGATCCCGCACTGGTGAAGGCTGAAGAGGGTGTTCAAGTTATTAAGGTCAGGCGCAAGGGAGGAGCAAATTTCAAGACCATCACCGATGCCATTAACAGCATTCCGGCCGGGAATACCAGACGTGTCATTATTTATATTGGACATGGAGTCTACAAAGAGAAAATTACAATTGATCCGTCTAAGCCGTTTGTTACTTTATATGGTTCACCCAACTCAATGCCAACTTTGACTTATGACGGTACTGCAGCGCAGTATGGAACCGTAGATAGTGCCACCTTGATCGTGCAATCCGATTACTTTGTTGCCGCAAATATTATCATTGCG AATTCTTCGCCAAGGCCTGATGGGAGACGAAAGGGAGCTCAGGCATCTGCTCTGAGGATTTCTGGAGACAAGGCGGCCTTCCATAACTGCAAAATAAAAGGATTTCAGGACACCATCTGTGACGACAGGGGAAAGCATTTCTTTAAGGACTGCTACATTGAAGGCACagttgatttcatttttggAAGTGGCACATCCCTTTACATG AACACTGCATTAAACGTACTTGGGGATGGTGGTTTCACGGTGATCACAGCACAAGCAAGGGAATCTGCAGACGAAACTGGATACTCGTTTGTACACTGCAGCGTAATTGGCACTGGAATCGGAACATATTTGGGAAGAGCGTGGATGAACAGGCCCAGAGTGATTTACGCCTACACCATCATGAGCGGCGTTGTCAGTCCCGTTGGATGGAGCGACAACTTCCACAAAGAACGTGACGG caccGTTTTCTATGGAGAATACAAGAACTCCGGACCGGGTGCAAGTGTTTCTGGCCGAGCCGAGTATACCAAGCAATTGAATGAAGCTGAAGCCCAACCCTTCATCAGCCTTGGCTTTATTCAGGGTTCCTCATGGTTGCTTCCTCCTCCAAAGGCACTCGTGTGA
- the LOC121259012 gene encoding cell division cycle 20.2, cofactor of APC complex-like, with translation MLKLPSDRYSPTRILSDPATQYDFPGDRFIPNRSLMDLDQARSLLTSRINKAYHNPGFSELYRQRLEEKLTLDSEGRPFRMLVFRGSPKSSRKSIRLIDETRREEEEALDNCTKDNKFRHLPKKESRILDAPNIINDYYLNIMDWGRNNILAVALGSETFLWNSENGRVQKLLQVGAGDYPTSVAWSGDAKKVAVGCMHSKLQLWDAETSKLIRSLKGHNGRIAATGWNGHILTSGSRDKSIINHDVRASNNMISRIQVHTEEVCGLRWSRTGNILASGGNENLIYIWESSKMSSSKFLFRFNDHTAAVKALAWCPYQFDILASGGGTADGCIKIWNIQRGICINSIDTKAQICGLEWNRHHKEIMSGHGFSGSENQNMLCLWRYPSMTKAGEIKSHASRVLQLSQSPDGLTVVSAGADETLRFWEIFGPPSNENFPISELNSLLSLKTSPLR, from the exons atgttgaaactTCCATCAGATCGGTACTCTCCCACTCGCATCCTCAGCGACCCCGCCACCCAGTACGACTTTCCG GGTGACCGGTTTATACCGAATAGGAGTTTGATGGATCTTGATCAAGCCCGCAGTCTGTTGACAAGTAGGATTAATAAAGCTTATCACAATCCCGGTTTTAGT GAACTGTACAGACAGAGATTGGAGGAGAAGCTGACTCTGGATTCCGAGGGGAGACCATTCAGAATGTTGGTTTTTAGAGGAAGCCCAAAATCAAGTAGAAAATCGATTCGTCTTATTGACGAGACGCGACGGGAGGAGGAAGAGGCATTGGATAATTGTACAAAGGACAATAAATTTCGGCATTTGCCCAAG AAAGAATCTAGGATTCTGGATGCTCCAAACATAATAAATGACTACTACCTGAACATCATGGATTGGGGGAGAAACAACATTCTTGCCGTAGCTTTGGGCTCAGAAACTTTTCTGTGGAATTCAGAGAACGGACGTGTACAAAAGTTGTTGCAAGTTGGTGCCGGTGACTATCCTACAAGCGTGGCCTGGTCTGGGGATGCCAAAAAGGTGGCGGTTGGGTGCATGCATTCCAAACTTCAACTCTGGGATGCCGAGACTTCCAAACTT ATTAGAAGCCTAAAAGGTCATAATGGCAGGATAGCAGCCACTGGATGGAATGGTCACATTCTAACATCTGGAAGCCGGGACAAATCCATTATCAATCATGATG TTCGAGCGTCAAATAATATGATCTCACGTATACAAGTACACACCGAAGAAGTGTGCGGTTTGAGATGGTCAAGAACGGGCAATATATTGGCAAGTGGCGGTAACGAAAATCTCATATACATATGGGAATCTTCCAAAATGAGCTCTTCGAAATTCTTGTTTCGTTTCAATGACCATACCGCTGCAGTCAAGGCTCTTGCATGGTGCCCATATCAGTTTGATATACTTGCCTCCGGAGGAGGCACAGCAGATGGTTGTATTAAGATATGGAATATACAAAGGGGCATCTGCATCAACAGCATAGATACCAAAGCCCAG ATTTGTGGACTGGAGTGGAACAGGCATCACAAAGAGATCATGAGTGGTCATGGCTTCAGCGGGAGCGAGAATCAGAACATGCTATGCTTATGGAGGTATCCGTCCATGACTAAAGCAGGAGAAATTAAGAGCCATGCATCCAGAGTCCTCCAACTTTCCCAG AGCCCTGATGGTTTGACTGTGGTATCAGCTGGGGCAGACGAGACTCTTCGCTTTTGGGAGATTTTTGGACCCCCTAGTAATGAAAATTTCCCCATCTCGGAGCTGAACAGCCTTTTGTCTCTGAAGACATCACCCCTAAGATGA